AGAAGAAATTCGACGGTCTGGACGCCCTCAAGACCCAGATCGAAGCCGACTGCCATGCCGCCCGCGCCTGGTGGAAGGTCCAGCGATAGGACTGGAAGATTGGAACAGGAGTAAAGGGAGTAAAAAGAGGCTTTTTAAAAACAGAAGAGGACAAAGACCGCAAAGACAGGACCAATAGCGAATCCAGTCCTAATCTTCGTGTCCTTTGTGTTTCTATAAATATTTCTGAACTCCTTTTAACTCTTTTTCCCTCCTGTTCTTATCCTTATCCCTTGCTTCAATCTGCGGGCGGGATTTAGCTGATCCCATGAACCGCATTGCGCGACAGTTCGCCGAGGGCAAGGCTGCCGATCGGGCACTCTTTATTTCCTACCTCTGCGCCGGTGATCCGACGCTGGAGCACTCCTTCCAGGCCTGCAAGAGCGTGCTCGAGGCCGGCACCGACCTGCTGGAGCTGGGCGTGCCGTTCTCCGATCCGCTGGCCGACGGCCGCGTCAACCAGGAGGCCGCCACGCGCGCCCTGGAGGCCGGTGCCACATTTGACGGGGTGATGGATTGCATCGCGAAAATCCGCGAACGCTCTGAAATTCCGATGATTTTTTATGCGTACATGAACCCGCTGCTGGCCCGCGGATTCGATCAGTCGATCGCCGCGGCGGCGCAGGCCGGCATCGATGGATTCCTGCTGCTGGACCTTCCGCTGGAGGAGGCGAAGCCCTACCGCGGGGCGCTGCGCCGCAATGCGCTCAACGGCATTCAGCTGGTCACCCCGACGACGCCGGATGAGCGGATCGGTAAAATCGTGAAGCAGGCCAATGGATTTATTTACTGCGTGTCCCGCGAAGGGGTCACCGGCGTACAGGATAAAATTGCCGATGGGGCCGGGGCACTGGTGCAGCGTATTAAAGACCACAGCGACCTGCCGGTGGCGCTCGGTTTCGGAATCGGAACCCCGGAACAGGCGCGTGATGCGGCGGCATTGGCCGACGCCGTGGTGGTGGGCAGCGCCATTGTGAATGCTTTTCATAACAACCCGCATACCGCCGAGGGCCGTGCCGATGCCGCCGCGTCCGTCGGCGAAATGGTTAGAGCAGTAAAGGAGATTTAGGATGTCCGGTCGTTA
The window above is part of the Verrucomicrobiota bacterium JB022 genome. Proteins encoded here:
- the trpA gene encoding tryptophan synthase subunit alpha; its protein translation is MNRIARQFAEGKAADRALFISYLCAGDPTLEHSFQACKSVLEAGTDLLELGVPFSDPLADGRVNQEAATRALEAGATFDGVMDCIAKIRERSEIPMIFYAYMNPLLARGFDQSIAAAAQAGIDGFLLLDLPLEEAKPYRGALRRNALNGIQLVTPTTPDERIGKIVKQANGFIYCVSREGVTGVQDKIADGAGALVQRIKDHSDLPVALGFGIGTPEQARDAAALADAVVVGSAIVNAFHNNPHTAEGRADAAASVGEMVRAVKEI